The Bdellovibrio sp. NC01 genome includes the window GACAACACTTTGGAACAGAAGCAAATCAATCCGACAATTTTAGAGGGTATGTTGCAGGAATTGGCCGAAAAAAATTGGGCAGTTTCTAAGCAGATTTTTTCCAAAGACTACTGCCAAGCTCTTGCCCACGAGTGTCAAAATCTTGCCCTACAAGGACAATTGAATAAGGCCTCGATCGGCAAAGGTTCGACCAAGCAAATTCAAGGCGATGTGCGCGGGGATTTTATCCTGTGGCTTGATCAGCACCCGTTCTTGAATGCACTCGATGAGATTCGTCAGGAATTAAATCGCTTCTTTTTTTTAGGACTAAAACGAGTCGAAGCACACTTTGCTCTGTACCCGCCTGGTGCGGGATATGACAAACACATTGATAATCATCGCGGCGCCAACCACCGCAAGATTACTTTTGTGCTTTACTTAAATGAGAATTGGCAAAAGAGCCACGGCGGACAACTCAGCATTTTCAATCCAGAACAGGAACATGAGAAAATCGCTGAAGTAGAACCGACGCTTGGAACGCTGATCCTTTTCCGCAGCGACCTTTTCCCCCACCAAGTGGAAAAGAGTGCGGCGGATCGCATGAGTTTAACTGGTTGGTTTAGGGACGATGCATTATGAAATCGCTTTTTAAAGAGGTCATCTTTACCCGCTTTCACGCAAGACTTTTGATCTTGTTTTGTTCTTTTGCAGCTGCGGTTTTCGGTCTGGCGGGGCCCTTCTTTCAAAAAGAGTTCATCGACCAACTGACTCACGTGCAAACGAAATTGCACATCATCGAAGTGAGCACACCCCTGTGGTTTGTGGTCGGCGCCTTTGCCTGCATCTTACTAGCTCAAGCTTTTTCACAATTAACCAATTACTTGAGTGCGAAAGAAGCTTTGCACATGCAACGCGTGTTCGCGGAACGCTTGTATGAAAAAACATTGAACCTGCGAGTGGACACCATGAGCCATCGCCCGGTCGGGGAAATCGTTTCTCTTTATGCCACAGACGTTCAAGGTGCGACGGTGTTTCTGGATCAAACATTGCCGGCGGGGGCTTCAACACTCTTCCCGTTGATACTAGCTCCATTTGCGATTTCAATGCTTTTTGAGATTCCACTGTGGCCGACGGTCTTTGTGATGGTCGCAATCACAAGCCTTAATACGTTCATGGGACTTCGTCAGTCGAAGTTCTTTTTTAAATTTAAAATGCTGGCGGCAGAACGTATCGGACTTGTGAACGAGTGGATTCAAAATATTCGCACGATCCGCATTCTGGGTTGGATTCACCACTTTGAAAAAAATATTTTCGTAAAACGCGAAGTGGAAACTCGCAATCGTGTGATGATGGTGACAAACGGCCAGGTGATGAATGCGATTGCTTCATCGATCACGTTTATTTTGAATGTTGTCGCCCTTGCCAGCTTGGTGCTTTATTCGAAACAAACTTTATCTGGCGGCGAAGTTTTGGCGCTGTTGTGGATTGTGGGTATCTTCCTGACTCGTCCGTTCCGTCAAATGCCGTGGTTCTTTACTTTCGCATTCGATTCATGGACTTCATTGAAACGCCTGGAAGAGTTCTTTTCTGTGCGTAACAACCAAACTGAAAA containing:
- a CDS encoding 2OG-Fe(II) oxygenase → MEQKQINPTILEGMLQELAEKNWAVSKQIFSKDYCQALAHECQNLALQGQLNKASIGKGSTKQIQGDVRGDFILWLDQHPFLNALDEIRQELNRFFFLGLKRVEAHFALYPPGAGYDKHIDNHRGANHRKITFVLYLNENWQKSHGGQLSIFNPEQEHEKIAEVEPTLGTLILFRSDLFPHQVEKSAADRMSLTGWFRDDAL
- a CDS encoding ABC transporter ATP-binding protein gives rise to the protein MKSLFKEVIFTRFHARLLILFCSFAAAVFGLAGPFFQKEFIDQLTHVQTKLHIIEVSTPLWFVVGAFACILLAQAFSQLTNYLSAKEALHMQRVFAERLYEKTLNLRVDTMSHRPVGEIVSLYATDVQGATVFLDQTLPAGASTLFPLILAPFAISMLFEIPLWPTVFVMVAITSLNTFMGLRQSKFFFKFKMLAAERIGLVNEWIQNIRTIRILGWIHHFEKNIFVKREVETRNRVMMVTNGQVMNAIASSITFILNVVALASLVLYSKQTLSGGEVLALLWIVGIFLTRPFRQMPWFFTFAFDSWTSLKRLEEFFSVRNNQTENPNDNLAKMRARDEAYALQVRGLNLKIGQRHILNDINLDVAHGEFVAVVGEVGSGKSMLLLSLLRETGARYDFYHIGDKDALAIPPDEVRGFFSYVPQEGFIMSASLRENVAFLYDIDPDRDPMVEESLKLAQFDLSTERVEKGLNTEIGERGVNLSGGQRQRVSLARVHFHQAPVLLLDDCLSAVDVDTEQKLFEQLLLGAWDNRTRLLVTHRLSALHKVDRILFMEEGRIIDEGSFEELLARNAKFREYTTTVAKEAVKTEVQGG